A single Eubalaena glacialis isolate mEubGla1 chromosome 18, mEubGla1.1.hap2.+ XY, whole genome shotgun sequence DNA region contains:
- the LOC133078607 gene encoding zinc finger protein 226-like isoform X2, translating into MYVPRAEFLCVCPHFSESTARRKRQQSPTTLHFPRRREKMSTFQAVTFKDVAVAFTEEELGLLDSAQRKLYQDVMVENFRNLVSVEENNQSELRAVQDRGSREDLSCRQIWQQIANDLTRCQDSTINSCQFHKQGDSPCQGGAGLSIQISEDENHILNDKAGDPSSTGNPRFATLRAQDSWRKTSLTELQNYQNRHQQISMKNKLCQGKEDVDTISWISHHLDAHGVHKGQKSYSYSDYRKDSTRVSTLDQKTMIHTGQKPYQCNEYKKTFTDLSTFDLHQQLHSKEKSHVCSECGKGFRYSSVLHIHQSVHVGGKCSECDECGKEFSQSSQLQTPQKVHTVEKPFKCGECGKGFSRRSALTVHCKVHTGEKPYNCEECGRAFSQASHLQDHQRVHTGEKPFKCDMCDKSFSRNSHLQSHQRVHTGEKPYKCEECGKGFICSSNLYIHQRVHTGEKPYKCEQCGKGFSRPSSLQAHQGVHTGEKSYICNVCGKGFTLSSNLQAHQRVHTGEKPYKCDECGKSFRRNSHYQVHLVVHTGEKPYKCEVCGKGFSQSSYLQIHQKAHSIEKPYKCEECGQGFNQSSRLQIHQLIHTGEKPYKCEECGKGFSRRADLKIHCRIHTGEKPYNCEECGKVFRQASNLLAHQRVHSGEKPFKCEECGKSFGRSSHLQAHQKVHTGEKPYKCEECGKGFKWSLNLDMHQRVHTGEKPYKCGECGKHFSQASSLQLHQSVHTGEKPYRCDRCSKVFSRSSQLQSHQRVHTGEKPYKCETCGKSFSWRSNLTIHHRIHATDKSYKSDRSGKTIREPTQEKSSIK; encoded by the exons ATGTACGTCCCCCGGGCGGAGTTTCTTTGCGTTTG cCCTCACTTCTCAGAAAGCACTGCACGGAGGAAGAGACAACAGAGCCCCAC gactctgcacttccccagaaggagagagaaaatgagcaCATTCCAG GCGGTGACCTTCAAGGACGTGGCCGTGGCCTTCACCGAGGAGGAGCTGGGGCTGCTGGACTCAGCCCAGAGGAAGCTGTACCAGGATGTGATGGTAGAAAACTTCCGGAACCTGGTCTCAGTGG AAGAAAACAATCAAAGTGAGTTGAGGGCCGTTCAAGACAGAGGATCACGTGAAGACCTTTCCTGCCGGCAAATCTGGCAACAAATTGCAAATGACTTAACCAGATGCCAAGACTCCACGATAAATAGTTGTCAGTTCCACAAACAAGGTGATTCCCCCTGCCAGGGTGGGGCAGGACTCTCTATTCAAATTTCTGAAGATGAGAACCATATATTAAATGATAAAGCGGGTGATCCCAGTAGTACTGGAAATCCAAGGTTTGCAACCTTGAGAGCCCAGGATTCCTGGAGGAAAACTTCATTGACTGAGTTGCAGAATTATCAGAATAGACACCAGCAAATTTCCATGAAAAATAAACTGTGTCAGGGTAAAGAGGATGTTGACACCATCAGTTGGATTTCACATCACCTTGATGCTCATGGAGTACACAAGGGTCAAAAATCTTACAGCTACAGTGATTATAGAAAAGATAGCACGAGGGTTTCAACACTGGATCAGAAAACTATGATTCACACAGGACAAAAACCTTACCAGTGTAACGAATATAAAAAAACCTTCACCGATCTCTCCACCTTTGATCTTCACCAGCAATTACACTCAAAAGAGAAGTCTCACGTGTGCAGTGAGTGTGGAAAAGGCTTCCGTTACAGCTCAGTTCTTCATATTCATCAGAGCGTTCACGTGGGAGGAAAATGCAGTGAGTGTGATGAGTGTGGCAAGGAGTTCAGTCAGAGCTCACAGCTGCAGACTCCTCAGAAAGTCCACACTGTAGAGAAACCGTTCAAATGTGGGGAATGTGGGAAAGGCTTCAGTCGTAGGTCAGCACTTACTGTTCATTGTAAAGTCCACACGGGAGAGAAACCTTATAATTGTGAGGAGTGCGGGAGGGCCTTCAGTCAGGCCTCTCACCTTCAGGACCATCAGAGAGtccacactggggagaaaccATTCAAATGTGACATGTGTGATAAGAGCTTCAGTCGGAATTCACACCTTCAGTCCCATCAGAGAGTCCATACGGGAGAGAAACCATACAAATGTGAGGAGTGTGGGAAGGGCTTCATTTGTAGCTCAAATCTATACATTCATCAGAGGGTCCACACAGGAGAAAAACCCTACAAATGTGAGCAATGTGGGAAAGGCTTTAGTCGGCCTTCAAGTCTTCAGGCCCATCAGGGagtccacactggagagaaatcATACATATGTAATGTGTGTGGTAAAGGCTTTACTCTGAGTTCAAACCTTCAGGCACATCAAAGAGTccatacaggagagaaaccataCAAATGTGATGAGTGTGGGAAGAGCTTCAGGAGGAACTCCCATTATCAAGTTCATCTGGTTGTCCACACAGGGGAGAAGCCCTATAAATGTGAGGTATGTGGGAAGGGCTTCAGTCAGAGTTCATATCTTCAAATCCATCAGAAGGCCCACAGCATAGAGAAACCTTACAAGTGTGAGGAGTGTGGGCAAGGCTTCAATCAGAGTTCACGACTTCAGATTCACCAGCTGATCCATACCGGTGAGAAACCATACAAATGTGAAGAGTGTGGGAAGGGATTCAGTCGAAGAGCAGATCTTAAAATTCACTGCAGAATCCACACCGGAGAGAAACCGTATAATTGTGAGGAGTGTGGGAAAGTCTTCAGGCAGGCCTCAAATCTTCTGGCCCATCAGAGAGTCCACAGTGGAGAAAAACCATTCAAATGTGAAGAGTGTGGGAAGAGCTTTGGTCGGAGTTCACACCTTCAAGCCCATCAAAAAGTCCACACTGGAGAAAAGCCATACAAATGTGAGGAGTGTGGGAAGGGCTTCAAGTGGAGCCTGAACCTCGACATGCATCAGAGGgtccacacaggagagaaaccatataaGTGTGGGGAGTGTGGGAAGCACTTCAGTCAGGCCTCAAGTCTTCAGCTTCATCAGAGTgtccacactggagagaagccGTACAGATGTGACAGATGCAGTAAGGTCTTCAGTCGGTCTTCACAGTTACAGTCTCATCAGAGAGTGCACACAGGGGAGAAGCCTTACAAGTGTGAGACCTGTGGTAAGAGCTTCAGTTGGCGCTCCAATCTAACAATTCATCACAGAATCCATGCTACTGATAAATCCTATAAAAGTGATAGGAGTGGTAAGACTATCAGAGAGCCCACACAGGAAAAAAGTtccataaaatga
- the LOC133078607 gene encoding zinc finger protein 226-like isoform X1: protein MYVPRAEFLCVCPHFSESTARRKRQQSPTTLHFPRRREKMSTFQEAVTFKDVAVAFTEEELGLLDSAQRKLYQDVMVENFRNLVSVEENNQSELRAVQDRGSREDLSCRQIWQQIANDLTRCQDSTINSCQFHKQGDSPCQGGAGLSIQISEDENHILNDKAGDPSSTGNPRFATLRAQDSWRKTSLTELQNYQNRHQQISMKNKLCQGKEDVDTISWISHHLDAHGVHKGQKSYSYSDYRKDSTRVSTLDQKTMIHTGQKPYQCNEYKKTFTDLSTFDLHQQLHSKEKSHVCSECGKGFRYSSVLHIHQSVHVGGKCSECDECGKEFSQSSQLQTPQKVHTVEKPFKCGECGKGFSRRSALTVHCKVHTGEKPYNCEECGRAFSQASHLQDHQRVHTGEKPFKCDMCDKSFSRNSHLQSHQRVHTGEKPYKCEECGKGFICSSNLYIHQRVHTGEKPYKCEQCGKGFSRPSSLQAHQGVHTGEKSYICNVCGKGFTLSSNLQAHQRVHTGEKPYKCDECGKSFRRNSHYQVHLVVHTGEKPYKCEVCGKGFSQSSYLQIHQKAHSIEKPYKCEECGQGFNQSSRLQIHQLIHTGEKPYKCEECGKGFSRRADLKIHCRIHTGEKPYNCEECGKVFRQASNLLAHQRVHSGEKPFKCEECGKSFGRSSHLQAHQKVHTGEKPYKCEECGKGFKWSLNLDMHQRVHTGEKPYKCGECGKHFSQASSLQLHQSVHTGEKPYRCDRCSKVFSRSSQLQSHQRVHTGEKPYKCETCGKSFSWRSNLTIHHRIHATDKSYKSDRSGKTIREPTQEKSSIK from the exons ATGTACGTCCCCCGGGCGGAGTTTCTTTGCGTTTG cCCTCACTTCTCAGAAAGCACTGCACGGAGGAAGAGACAACAGAGCCCCAC gactctgcacttccccagaaggagagagaaaatgagcaCATTCCAG GAGGCGGTGACCTTCAAGGACGTGGCCGTGGCCTTCACCGAGGAGGAGCTGGGGCTGCTGGACTCAGCCCAGAGGAAGCTGTACCAGGATGTGATGGTAGAAAACTTCCGGAACCTGGTCTCAGTGG AAGAAAACAATCAAAGTGAGTTGAGGGCCGTTCAAGACAGAGGATCACGTGAAGACCTTTCCTGCCGGCAAATCTGGCAACAAATTGCAAATGACTTAACCAGATGCCAAGACTCCACGATAAATAGTTGTCAGTTCCACAAACAAGGTGATTCCCCCTGCCAGGGTGGGGCAGGACTCTCTATTCAAATTTCTGAAGATGAGAACCATATATTAAATGATAAAGCGGGTGATCCCAGTAGTACTGGAAATCCAAGGTTTGCAACCTTGAGAGCCCAGGATTCCTGGAGGAAAACTTCATTGACTGAGTTGCAGAATTATCAGAATAGACACCAGCAAATTTCCATGAAAAATAAACTGTGTCAGGGTAAAGAGGATGTTGACACCATCAGTTGGATTTCACATCACCTTGATGCTCATGGAGTACACAAGGGTCAAAAATCTTACAGCTACAGTGATTATAGAAAAGATAGCACGAGGGTTTCAACACTGGATCAGAAAACTATGATTCACACAGGACAAAAACCTTACCAGTGTAACGAATATAAAAAAACCTTCACCGATCTCTCCACCTTTGATCTTCACCAGCAATTACACTCAAAAGAGAAGTCTCACGTGTGCAGTGAGTGTGGAAAAGGCTTCCGTTACAGCTCAGTTCTTCATATTCATCAGAGCGTTCACGTGGGAGGAAAATGCAGTGAGTGTGATGAGTGTGGCAAGGAGTTCAGTCAGAGCTCACAGCTGCAGACTCCTCAGAAAGTCCACACTGTAGAGAAACCGTTCAAATGTGGGGAATGTGGGAAAGGCTTCAGTCGTAGGTCAGCACTTACTGTTCATTGTAAAGTCCACACGGGAGAGAAACCTTATAATTGTGAGGAGTGCGGGAGGGCCTTCAGTCAGGCCTCTCACCTTCAGGACCATCAGAGAGtccacactggggagaaaccATTCAAATGTGACATGTGTGATAAGAGCTTCAGTCGGAATTCACACCTTCAGTCCCATCAGAGAGTCCATACGGGAGAGAAACCATACAAATGTGAGGAGTGTGGGAAGGGCTTCATTTGTAGCTCAAATCTATACATTCATCAGAGGGTCCACACAGGAGAAAAACCCTACAAATGTGAGCAATGTGGGAAAGGCTTTAGTCGGCCTTCAAGTCTTCAGGCCCATCAGGGagtccacactggagagaaatcATACATATGTAATGTGTGTGGTAAAGGCTTTACTCTGAGTTCAAACCTTCAGGCACATCAAAGAGTccatacaggagagaaaccataCAAATGTGATGAGTGTGGGAAGAGCTTCAGGAGGAACTCCCATTATCAAGTTCATCTGGTTGTCCACACAGGGGAGAAGCCCTATAAATGTGAGGTATGTGGGAAGGGCTTCAGTCAGAGTTCATATCTTCAAATCCATCAGAAGGCCCACAGCATAGAGAAACCTTACAAGTGTGAGGAGTGTGGGCAAGGCTTCAATCAGAGTTCACGACTTCAGATTCACCAGCTGATCCATACCGGTGAGAAACCATACAAATGTGAAGAGTGTGGGAAGGGATTCAGTCGAAGAGCAGATCTTAAAATTCACTGCAGAATCCACACCGGAGAGAAACCGTATAATTGTGAGGAGTGTGGGAAAGTCTTCAGGCAGGCCTCAAATCTTCTGGCCCATCAGAGAGTCCACAGTGGAGAAAAACCATTCAAATGTGAAGAGTGTGGGAAGAGCTTTGGTCGGAGTTCACACCTTCAAGCCCATCAAAAAGTCCACACTGGAGAAAAGCCATACAAATGTGAGGAGTGTGGGAAGGGCTTCAAGTGGAGCCTGAACCTCGACATGCATCAGAGGgtccacacaggagagaaaccatataaGTGTGGGGAGTGTGGGAAGCACTTCAGTCAGGCCTCAAGTCTTCAGCTTCATCAGAGTgtccacactggagagaagccGTACAGATGTGACAGATGCAGTAAGGTCTTCAGTCGGTCTTCACAGTTACAGTCTCATCAGAGAGTGCACACAGGGGAGAAGCCTTACAAGTGTGAGACCTGTGGTAAGAGCTTCAGTTGGCGCTCCAATCTAACAATTCATCACAGAATCCATGCTACTGATAAATCCTATAAAAGTGATAGGAGTGGTAAGACTATCAGAGAGCCCACACAGGAAAAAAGTtccataaaatga
- the LOC133078607 gene encoding zinc finger protein 226-like isoform X3, giving the protein MSTFQEAVTFKDVAVAFTEEELGLLDSAQRKLYQDVMVENFRNLVSVEENNQSELRAVQDRGSREDLSCRQIWQQIANDLTRCQDSTINSCQFHKQGDSPCQGGAGLSIQISEDENHILNDKAGDPSSTGNPRFATLRAQDSWRKTSLTELQNYQNRHQQISMKNKLCQGKEDVDTISWISHHLDAHGVHKGQKSYSYSDYRKDSTRVSTLDQKTMIHTGQKPYQCNEYKKTFTDLSTFDLHQQLHSKEKSHVCSECGKGFRYSSVLHIHQSVHVGGKCSECDECGKEFSQSSQLQTPQKVHTVEKPFKCGECGKGFSRRSALTVHCKVHTGEKPYNCEECGRAFSQASHLQDHQRVHTGEKPFKCDMCDKSFSRNSHLQSHQRVHTGEKPYKCEECGKGFICSSNLYIHQRVHTGEKPYKCEQCGKGFSRPSSLQAHQGVHTGEKSYICNVCGKGFTLSSNLQAHQRVHTGEKPYKCDECGKSFRRNSHYQVHLVVHTGEKPYKCEVCGKGFSQSSYLQIHQKAHSIEKPYKCEECGQGFNQSSRLQIHQLIHTGEKPYKCEECGKGFSRRADLKIHCRIHTGEKPYNCEECGKVFRQASNLLAHQRVHSGEKPFKCEECGKSFGRSSHLQAHQKVHTGEKPYKCEECGKGFKWSLNLDMHQRVHTGEKPYKCGECGKHFSQASSLQLHQSVHTGEKPYRCDRCSKVFSRSSQLQSHQRVHTGEKPYKCETCGKSFSWRSNLTIHHRIHATDKSYKSDRSGKTIREPTQEKSSIK; this is encoded by the exons atgagcaCATTCCAG GAGGCGGTGACCTTCAAGGACGTGGCCGTGGCCTTCACCGAGGAGGAGCTGGGGCTGCTGGACTCAGCCCAGAGGAAGCTGTACCAGGATGTGATGGTAGAAAACTTCCGGAACCTGGTCTCAGTGG AAGAAAACAATCAAAGTGAGTTGAGGGCCGTTCAAGACAGAGGATCACGTGAAGACCTTTCCTGCCGGCAAATCTGGCAACAAATTGCAAATGACTTAACCAGATGCCAAGACTCCACGATAAATAGTTGTCAGTTCCACAAACAAGGTGATTCCCCCTGCCAGGGTGGGGCAGGACTCTCTATTCAAATTTCTGAAGATGAGAACCATATATTAAATGATAAAGCGGGTGATCCCAGTAGTACTGGAAATCCAAGGTTTGCAACCTTGAGAGCCCAGGATTCCTGGAGGAAAACTTCATTGACTGAGTTGCAGAATTATCAGAATAGACACCAGCAAATTTCCATGAAAAATAAACTGTGTCAGGGTAAAGAGGATGTTGACACCATCAGTTGGATTTCACATCACCTTGATGCTCATGGAGTACACAAGGGTCAAAAATCTTACAGCTACAGTGATTATAGAAAAGATAGCACGAGGGTTTCAACACTGGATCAGAAAACTATGATTCACACAGGACAAAAACCTTACCAGTGTAACGAATATAAAAAAACCTTCACCGATCTCTCCACCTTTGATCTTCACCAGCAATTACACTCAAAAGAGAAGTCTCACGTGTGCAGTGAGTGTGGAAAAGGCTTCCGTTACAGCTCAGTTCTTCATATTCATCAGAGCGTTCACGTGGGAGGAAAATGCAGTGAGTGTGATGAGTGTGGCAAGGAGTTCAGTCAGAGCTCACAGCTGCAGACTCCTCAGAAAGTCCACACTGTAGAGAAACCGTTCAAATGTGGGGAATGTGGGAAAGGCTTCAGTCGTAGGTCAGCACTTACTGTTCATTGTAAAGTCCACACGGGAGAGAAACCTTATAATTGTGAGGAGTGCGGGAGGGCCTTCAGTCAGGCCTCTCACCTTCAGGACCATCAGAGAGtccacactggggagaaaccATTCAAATGTGACATGTGTGATAAGAGCTTCAGTCGGAATTCACACCTTCAGTCCCATCAGAGAGTCCATACGGGAGAGAAACCATACAAATGTGAGGAGTGTGGGAAGGGCTTCATTTGTAGCTCAAATCTATACATTCATCAGAGGGTCCACACAGGAGAAAAACCCTACAAATGTGAGCAATGTGGGAAAGGCTTTAGTCGGCCTTCAAGTCTTCAGGCCCATCAGGGagtccacactggagagaaatcATACATATGTAATGTGTGTGGTAAAGGCTTTACTCTGAGTTCAAACCTTCAGGCACATCAAAGAGTccatacaggagagaaaccataCAAATGTGATGAGTGTGGGAAGAGCTTCAGGAGGAACTCCCATTATCAAGTTCATCTGGTTGTCCACACAGGGGAGAAGCCCTATAAATGTGAGGTATGTGGGAAGGGCTTCAGTCAGAGTTCATATCTTCAAATCCATCAGAAGGCCCACAGCATAGAGAAACCTTACAAGTGTGAGGAGTGTGGGCAAGGCTTCAATCAGAGTTCACGACTTCAGATTCACCAGCTGATCCATACCGGTGAGAAACCATACAAATGTGAAGAGTGTGGGAAGGGATTCAGTCGAAGAGCAGATCTTAAAATTCACTGCAGAATCCACACCGGAGAGAAACCGTATAATTGTGAGGAGTGTGGGAAAGTCTTCAGGCAGGCCTCAAATCTTCTGGCCCATCAGAGAGTCCACAGTGGAGAAAAACCATTCAAATGTGAAGAGTGTGGGAAGAGCTTTGGTCGGAGTTCACACCTTCAAGCCCATCAAAAAGTCCACACTGGAGAAAAGCCATACAAATGTGAGGAGTGTGGGAAGGGCTTCAAGTGGAGCCTGAACCTCGACATGCATCAGAGGgtccacacaggagagaaaccatataaGTGTGGGGAGTGTGGGAAGCACTTCAGTCAGGCCTCAAGTCTTCAGCTTCATCAGAGTgtccacactggagagaagccGTACAGATGTGACAGATGCAGTAAGGTCTTCAGTCGGTCTTCACAGTTACAGTCTCATCAGAGAGTGCACACAGGGGAGAAGCCTTACAAGTGTGAGACCTGTGGTAAGAGCTTCAGTTGGCGCTCCAATCTAACAATTCATCACAGAATCCATGCTACTGATAAATCCTATAAAAGTGATAGGAGTGGTAAGACTATCAGAGAGCCCACACAGGAAAAAAGTtccataaaatga